In Serratia marcescens subsp. marcescens ATCC 13880, a single genomic region encodes these proteins:
- the dicD gene encoding division control transcriptional repressor DicD, translated as MQREHVLDTALGLLEQQGLATATLEMLAEKLDVQPGDLKRFWPDREALLYDCLRYHGQQIDTWRRQLLLDENLSPQQKLLARYDVLAEYVQQDRYPGCLFIAACSFFPETDHPIHQLAEQQKLTSLELTRELLRDMDADDADMVAQQMELIQEGCLSKLLVKRQLQDVSVAKRLAEDILQVAQCRRNGALS; from the coding sequence GTGCAACGTGAACACGTCCTTGATACCGCGCTGGGCCTGTTGGAACAACAGGGCCTGGCGACCGCCACATTAGAGATGCTGGCGGAAAAACTCGACGTTCAGCCCGGCGATCTCAAACGGTTCTGGCCGGATCGCGAAGCGCTGCTGTACGACTGCCTGCGCTACCACGGCCAGCAGATCGACACCTGGCGCCGCCAGCTGCTGCTGGATGAAAACCTGAGCCCGCAGCAAAAGCTGCTGGCGCGCTATGACGTACTGGCGGAATACGTGCAGCAAGACCGCTATCCCGGCTGCCTGTTTATCGCCGCCTGCAGCTTCTTCCCAGAAACGGATCACCCGATCCACCAACTGGCGGAGCAGCAAAAGCTGACCTCGCTGGAGCTGACCCGCGAACTGCTGCGCGACATGGACGCCGACGACGCCGACATGGTGGCGCAGCAAATGGAGCTGATTCAGGAAGGCTGCCTGAGCAAACTGCTGGTAAAACGTCAGCTCCAGGACGTATCGGTCGCCAAACGGCTGGCGGAAGACATCTTGCAGGTGGCGCAGTGCCGCCGCAACGGGGCGTTGAGCTGA
- a CDS encoding co-chaperone GroES produces the protein MSIRPLHDRVIVKRKEVESKSAGGIVLTGSAAGKSTRGEVVAVGKGRVLENGNIQPLDVKVGDIVIFNDGYGVKAEKIDNEEVLIMSESDILAIVEA, from the coding sequence ATGAGTATTCGTCCATTGCATGACCGCGTTATCGTCAAGCGCAAAGAAGTTGAATCAAAATCTGCTGGCGGCATCGTCCTGACTGGCTCTGCTGCGGGTAAATCCACTCGCGGTGAAGTGGTTGCAGTGGGTAAAGGGCGTGTGCTGGAAAACGGCAACATCCAACCGCTGGATGTGAAAGTTGGCGATATCGTGATTTTCAACGACGGCTACGGCGTGAAAGCAGAGAAGATCGACAATGAAGAAGTGTTGATCATGTCCGAAAGCGACATTCTGGCAATTGTTGAAGCGTAA
- a CDS encoding helix-turn-helix transcriptional regulator, producing the protein MKSISFLIDDENRYFAAGLRYSIMQYAQANHQAVRFLAPGGAVQPDVVIASASRRAQRWRRTGYSEAAAPVVTIKERYFAASKANRVLYRTDDRQRLFELLSEMLEGAHSAGQLERCKLTCRERQVVNYLRSGLDQSQAARIMGVSVKTVHSHKRSIMSKLMLNRSHDFIYWLLSYEGEYS; encoded by the coding sequence GTGAAGTCAATTAGTTTTCTTATTGATGACGAAAACCGTTATTTTGCCGCCGGCCTGCGGTACAGCATTATGCAATATGCGCAAGCCAACCATCAGGCAGTACGCTTTTTAGCGCCCGGCGGTGCGGTGCAGCCGGATGTGGTGATCGCTTCCGCGAGCCGGCGCGCTCAGCGCTGGCGCAGAACCGGCTATAGCGAAGCGGCGGCGCCTGTCGTCACCATCAAAGAGCGATATTTTGCCGCGTCGAAAGCGAATCGAGTGCTGTATCGCACCGACGATCGCCAGCGTCTGTTCGAATTGCTGAGCGAGATGCTGGAGGGCGCGCATTCTGCAGGCCAGCTTGAGCGCTGTAAGCTTACCTGCCGCGAACGCCAGGTGGTGAATTATCTGAGAAGCGGCCTTGATCAATCACAGGCTGCCAGAATAATGGGCGTGAGCGTCAAAACGGTGCACAGCCATAAGCGTTCCATAATGAGTAAGCTGATGCTAAATCGGAGCCATGACTTTATTTATTGGCTGTTATCCTATGAGGGAGAATATTCCTAA
- a CDS encoding DUF4156 domain-containing protein gives MRIKALLGLSAAMLLAGCSTTHELTAAGQQIKFTDSKPAAECQLLGEVTGTQSNWLSGNGGEGSSMRGAANDLRNKAAAMGGNVIYGANSPSQNLLSSFAPLDSKMVGQVYKCP, from the coding sequence ATGCGGATTAAAGCCTTACTGGGTCTTTCGGCAGCGATGCTGCTGGCGGGTTGCAGCACCACTCATGAACTGACCGCTGCGGGTCAGCAGATCAAGTTCACCGACAGCAAGCCGGCGGCGGAATGCCAGCTGCTGGGGGAAGTGACCGGCACCCAGAGCAACTGGCTGTCCGGCAACGGCGGTGAGGGCAGCTCCATGCGCGGTGCGGCCAACGATCTGCGCAACAAGGCGGCGGCGATGGGCGGCAACGTCATTTACGGCGCCAACAGCCCAAGCCAGAACCTGCTCTCCAGCTTCGCGCCGCTGGACAGCAAAATGGTCGGCCAGGTTTACAAGTGCCCGTAA
- the aspA gene encoding aspartate ammonia-lyase, producing the protein MSNNIRIEEDLLGTREVPADAYYGVHTLRAIENFYISNSKISDVPEFVRGMVMVKKAAAMANKELKTIPRKIADVIIQACDEVLDKGKCMDQFPVDVFQGGAGTSLNMNTNEVLANIGLELMGHQKGEYQYLNPNDHLNKCQSTNDAYPTGFRIAVYASNQKLIDAINQLREGFDRKAKEFETILKMGRTQLQDAVPMTLGQEFHAFSVLLNEETRNLHRTAELLLEVNLGATAIGTALNTPEGYQPLAVQKLAEVSGLPVVPAEDLIEATSDCGAYVMVHSALKRLAVKLSKICNDLRLLSSGPRAGLNEINLPELQAGSSIMPAKVNPVVPEVVNQVCFKVIGNDTCVTMAAEAGQLQLNVMEPVIGQAMFESIHILTNACYNLLEKCINGITANKEVCEHYVFNSIGIVTYLNPFIGHHNGDIVGKICAETGKSVREVVLERGLLTEAELDDIFSVENLMHPAYKAKRYTDENEQ; encoded by the coding sequence ATGTCAAACAACATTCGTATCGAAGAAGACCTGTTAGGAACACGTGAAGTCCCCGCAGACGCTTACTACGGAGTTCACACTCTGCGTGCGATTGAAAACTTCTACATCAGCAACAGCAAAATCAGCGATGTCCCCGAGTTCGTTCGCGGCATGGTGATGGTGAAAAAGGCCGCGGCGATGGCCAACAAAGAACTCAAAACCATCCCGCGCAAAATCGCCGACGTGATCATCCAGGCCTGCGACGAGGTGCTGGATAAAGGCAAGTGCATGGATCAGTTCCCGGTGGACGTATTCCAGGGTGGCGCGGGCACCTCGCTGAACATGAACACCAACGAAGTGCTGGCGAACATCGGCCTGGAGCTGATGGGCCATCAAAAAGGCGAATACCAGTACCTGAATCCGAACGATCACCTCAATAAATGCCAGTCCACCAACGACGCCTACCCGACCGGATTCCGCATCGCGGTGTACGCCTCCAACCAGAAACTGATCGACGCCATCAACCAGCTGCGCGAAGGCTTCGATCGCAAGGCGAAAGAGTTCGAAACCATTCTGAAAATGGGCCGCACCCAGCTGCAGGACGCGGTGCCAATGACCCTCGGCCAGGAATTCCACGCCTTCAGCGTGCTGCTGAATGAAGAGACCCGCAACCTGCACCGCACCGCGGAGCTGCTGCTGGAAGTGAACCTGGGCGCCACCGCCATCGGCACCGCGCTCAACACTCCGGAAGGCTATCAGCCGCTGGCGGTGCAAAAACTGGCGGAAGTCAGCGGCCTGCCGGTGGTGCCGGCGGAAGACCTGATCGAGGCCACCTCCGACTGCGGCGCCTACGTGATGGTGCACAGCGCGCTCAAACGCCTGGCGGTGAAACTGTCCAAAATCTGCAACGACCTGCGCCTGCTCTCCTCCGGCCCGCGCGCCGGCCTGAACGAAATCAACCTGCCGGAGCTGCAGGCGGGATCGTCCATCATGCCGGCCAAAGTGAACCCGGTGGTGCCGGAAGTGGTCAATCAGGTGTGTTTCAAGGTGATTGGCAACGACACTTGCGTTACCATGGCGGCCGAAGCGGGCCAGCTGCAGTTGAACGTGATGGAGCCGGTGATCGGCCAGGCGATGTTCGAGTCGATCCACATCCTGACCAACGCCTGTTATAACCTGCTGGAAAAATGCATTAACGGCATCACCGCGAATAAAGAAGTCTGCGAACACTACGTCTTCAACTCGATCGGTATCGTCACCTATCTGAACCCGTTCATCGGCCACCACAACGGTGACATCGTCGGGAAGATCTGCGCCGAAACCGGCAAGAGCGTGCGCGAAGTGGTGCTGGAACGCGGCCTGCTGACCGAAGCCGAGCTGGATGACATCTTCTCCGTGGAGAACCTGATGCACCCAGCCTATAAAGCCAAACGCTATACGGATGAAAATGAACAATAA
- the cutA gene encoding divalent cation tolerance protein CutA, producing MSDCEAVVILCTAPDEASAQELAARVLGDKLAACATLLPGATSLYYWEGKLEQEYEVQMLFKSDRRRQQALLDTLKQHHPYQTPELLVLPVMAGDKDYLLWINASLN from the coding sequence ATGTCTGATTGCGAAGCTGTCGTCATACTCTGTACCGCACCCGATGAAGCCAGCGCCCAGGAACTGGCGGCGCGGGTCTTGGGCGATAAGCTGGCGGCCTGCGCCACGCTGCTGCCCGGCGCCACCTCGCTGTATTACTGGGAAGGGAAACTGGAACAGGAATACGAAGTGCAGATGCTGTTCAAAAGCGATCGCCGCCGTCAGCAAGCCCTGCTCGACACCCTGAAACAACATCACCCTTACCAGACGCCCGAGCTGCTGGTCTTGCCGGTGATGGCCGGAGATAAAGACTACCTGTTATGGATCAACGCTTCCTTAAACTGA
- a CDS encoding FxsA family protein yields MRWLPLLLIFLLAYIEISIFIKVAAVLGVAVTLLLVVFSSCVGISLVRNQGMKTFVQMQQKLAAGESPAAEMVKSVSLVLAGFLLLIPGFFTDFLGLLLLLPPVQKSLTLKLMPHLSVYRPGGWTGGDAANGNTFDGEFQRKDDERPVLEHRPDEDRKPHDR; encoded by the coding sequence GTGCGCTGGTTACCGCTACTGCTGATATTTCTGCTGGCTTACATAGAAATATCCATCTTTATCAAAGTCGCCGCCGTGCTCGGCGTGGCTGTCACCCTGTTGCTGGTGGTGTTCAGCTCCTGCGTCGGCATTTCGCTGGTGCGCAATCAGGGCATGAAAACCTTCGTCCAGATGCAGCAAAAACTGGCGGCCGGCGAAAGCCCGGCGGCGGAAATGGTGAAAAGCGTTTCGCTGGTGCTGGCGGGCTTCCTGCTGCTGATTCCGGGCTTCTTCACCGACTTCCTCGGCCTGCTGCTGCTGCTGCCGCCAGTGCAAAAATCGCTGACGCTGAAGCTGATGCCGCATCTGTCGGTGTATCGCCCCGGCGGTTGGACGGGCGGCGACGCCGCCAACGGCAACACCTTTGACGGCGAATTCCAGCGTAAGGACGACGAGCGCCCGGTGCTGGAACACCGCCCGGACGAGGATCGCAAACCTCACGATCGTTAA
- a CDS encoding protein-disulfide reductase DsbD codes for MDQRFLKLILLLCSLCFLPQAAQASLFAPKGGSQFVPVDRAFAFDFKQQGNQVTLNWQIRPGYYLYRQQIKLVPQQATLGAFTLPEGLSHKDEFFGEVAIFKQQLSLQVPLQQAAANASLNVTYQGCAEAGFCYPPETRVIPLDAVSAGADAPRPAAASEPAEQSATPASLPFSPLWALLIGIGIAFTPCVLPMYPLISGIILGHDRPQSSGRILALAVVYVQGMALTYTLLGLVVAAAGLQFQAALQHPYVLIGLSVLFIALALSMFGLYSLQLPSALQTRLANWSNTQRGGSLTGVFLMGALAGLICSPCTTAPLSAILLYIAQSGNLWAGGGTLYLYALGMGIPLVIVTLFGNRLLPRSGPWMQYVKEAFGFVILALPVFLLERVIGDLWGLRLWSLLGLAFFGWAFALSLRSTRGWTRALQLLLLAAAVIAARPLQDWAFGADQAQQAAQPHLAFTRINNVEQLDLALQQARGKPVMLDLYADWCVACKEFEKYTFSDAAVQASLANAVLLQADVTANSAEQAALLKHLQVLGLPTILFFDPAGRELTAERVTGFMKAEAFNAHLQKVMR; via the coding sequence ATGGATCAACGCTTCCTTAAACTGATTTTGCTGCTCTGCAGCCTGTGCTTCCTGCCGCAGGCGGCACAGGCTTCGCTGTTCGCGCCGAAGGGCGGCAGCCAGTTCGTGCCCGTCGATCGGGCCTTCGCTTTCGATTTCAAACAGCAAGGCAACCAGGTAACGCTGAACTGGCAGATCCGCCCCGGCTACTACCTGTATCGCCAGCAGATCAAACTGGTGCCGCAGCAGGCGACGCTCGGCGCCTTTACCCTGCCCGAAGGGTTGAGCCACAAGGACGAGTTCTTCGGCGAAGTGGCGATTTTCAAACAGCAGTTGAGTCTGCAGGTGCCGCTGCAACAGGCGGCGGCCAACGCCAGCCTCAACGTCACCTATCAGGGCTGCGCCGAAGCCGGTTTTTGCTACCCGCCGGAAACCCGGGTCATCCCGCTGGATGCGGTCAGCGCCGGCGCTGACGCCCCGCGTCCGGCGGCTGCCTCTGAACCAGCCGAACAATCCGCAACACCGGCCAGCCTGCCGTTCTCGCCGCTGTGGGCATTGCTGATCGGCATCGGCATCGCCTTCACCCCGTGCGTGCTGCCGATGTACCCGCTGATCTCCGGCATCATCCTCGGCCACGACCGGCCGCAAAGCAGCGGCCGCATTCTGGCGCTGGCGGTGGTTTACGTGCAGGGCATGGCGCTCACCTACACCTTGCTGGGCTTGGTGGTGGCCGCCGCCGGATTGCAGTTCCAGGCGGCGCTGCAGCATCCTTACGTCCTGATTGGCCTGTCGGTGCTGTTCATCGCGCTGGCGCTGTCGATGTTCGGCCTCTATTCCCTGCAGCTGCCCTCGGCGCTGCAAACCCGGCTGGCGAACTGGAGCAATACCCAGCGCGGCGGCTCGCTGACCGGCGTGTTCCTGATGGGCGCTCTGGCCGGATTGATTTGCTCGCCCTGCACCACCGCGCCGCTCAGCGCCATCCTGCTGTATATCGCCCAGAGCGGTAACCTGTGGGCCGGCGGCGGCACGCTGTACCTGTATGCGCTGGGGATGGGGATCCCGCTGGTGATCGTCACCCTGTTCGGCAACCGCCTGCTGCCGCGCAGCGGCCCGTGGATGCAGTACGTGAAAGAAGCCTTCGGCTTCGTCATTCTGGCGCTGCCGGTGTTCCTGCTGGAGCGAGTGATCGGCGATCTGTGGGGCCTGCGCCTGTGGAGCCTGCTCGGCCTGGCGTTCTTCGGCTGGGCCTTCGCCCTGAGCCTGAGAAGCACGCGCGGCTGGACGCGCGCTCTGCAACTGCTGCTGCTGGCGGCAGCGGTGATCGCCGCGCGGCCGCTGCAGGACTGGGCTTTCGGCGCCGACCAGGCGCAGCAGGCGGCTCAACCGCATCTGGCCTTTACCCGCATCAACAACGTCGAACAGCTCGATCTGGCGCTGCAACAGGCGCGGGGCAAACCGGTGATGCTGGACCTGTACGCCGACTGGTGCGTAGCCTGCAAAGAGTTCGAGAAATACACCTTCAGCGATGCGGCGGTGCAGGCGAGCCTGGCCAACGCAGTATTGCTGCAGGCGGATGTGACCGCCAACAGCGCCGAACAGGCGGCGCTGCTGAAGCACCTGCAGGTGCTGGGGCTGCCGACGATCCTGTTCTTCGATCCGGCAGGCCGCGAGCTGACGGCCGAGCGGGTCACCGGTTTTATGAAGGCGGAAGCCTTCAACGCGCATTTGCAGAAAGTGATGCGATAA
- the efp gene encoding elongation factor P: MATYSSNDFRPGLKIMFEGEPYAVEASEFVKPGKGQAFARVKMRRLLTGTRVEKTFKSTDSCEGADVMDTNMNYLYSDGEFYHFMHPESFEQHQVDGKTVGDAAKWLQDNAECIITLWDGRPIAVQPPNFIEAEITDTDPGLKGDTAGTGGKPATLSTGAVVKVPLFVQIGEVIKVDTRSGEYVSRVK, encoded by the coding sequence ATGGCGACTTATTCTAGCAACGATTTCCGTCCGGGTCTTAAAATCATGTTCGAGGGCGAACCTTACGCCGTCGAAGCCAGTGAGTTCGTTAAGCCGGGCAAAGGCCAGGCGTTTGCACGCGTGAAAATGCGTCGTCTGCTGACCGGCACCCGCGTGGAAAAAACCTTCAAGTCTACCGATTCTTGCGAAGGCGCAGACGTGATGGACACCAACATGAACTACCTGTACAGCGACGGTGAGTTCTACCACTTCATGCACCCTGAGTCTTTCGAACAGCATCAGGTTGACGGCAAAACCGTCGGTGACGCGGCCAAATGGCTGCAGGATAACGCAGAGTGCATCATCACCCTGTGGGATGGCCGTCCAATCGCCGTTCAGCCGCCGAACTTCATCGAAGCGGAAATCACCGATACCGATCCTGGCCTGAAAGGCGATACCGCAGGGACTGGCGGCAAGCCGGCGACCCTGAGCACCGGCGCCGTGGTGAAAGTGCCGTTGTTCGTCCAGATCGGCGAAGTGATCAAGGTTGACACTCGCTCTGGCGAATACGTCTCTCGCGTTAAATAA
- a CDS encoding anaerobic C4-dicarboxylate transporter: MLAVELVIVLLAIFLGARLGGIGIGFAGGLGVLVLALIGVKPGSIPFDVISIIMAVIAAISAMQVAGGMDYLVQQTEKLLRKNPKHITILAPIVTYFLTIFAGTGNISLSALPVIAEVAKEQGIKPCRPLSTAVVSAQIAITASPISAAVVYMSSVMEGHGVSYLHLLMVVIPSTFCAVLVMSLLVTWLFDSKLSNDPVYLKRLEEGLITLRGNNALAIKPRAKTSVLLFLLGVLCVVAYAIINSPGLGLVAKPLMNTTNAILIIMLSVATLTTLLCRVDTDMVLNSSTFKAGMSACICILGVAWLGDTFVQANIDWIKETAGSVIQAHPWLLAVIFFFCSALLYSQAATAKALMPMALALNVSPLTAVASFAAVSGLFILPTYPTLVAAVQMDDTGTTRIGRFVFNHPFFIPGTMGVIFAVVFGFLLGSVML, translated from the coding sequence ATGCTAGCCGTAGAATTGGTTATCGTTCTGCTGGCCATCTTTTTAGGGGCCAGGTTGGGCGGTATCGGTATCGGGTTCGCGGGGGGGTTGGGCGTTCTGGTCCTGGCGCTGATCGGCGTCAAGCCAGGCAGCATTCCCTTCGACGTGATTTCCATCATCATGGCGGTGATCGCGGCGATCTCCGCGATGCAGGTCGCCGGGGGGATGGACTACCTGGTGCAGCAGACCGAAAAGCTGCTGCGCAAGAACCCCAAGCACATCACCATTCTCGCTCCTATCGTCACCTACTTCCTGACCATCTTCGCCGGCACCGGCAACATCTCGCTCTCGGCGCTGCCGGTGATCGCCGAAGTGGCGAAAGAACAGGGCATTAAACCTTGCCGGCCGCTGTCGACCGCCGTCGTCTCCGCCCAGATCGCCATCACCGCCTCGCCGATCTCCGCCGCGGTGGTGTACATGTCTTCGGTGATGGAAGGCCACGGCGTCAGCTACCTGCATCTGCTGATGGTGGTGATCCCGTCCACCTTCTGCGCGGTGCTGGTGATGTCGCTGCTGGTGACCTGGCTGTTCGACTCCAAACTGTCTAACGACCCGGTGTACCTGAAACGCCTGGAAGAGGGTCTGATCACCCTGCGCGGCAACAACGCGCTGGCGATCAAGCCGCGCGCCAAAACCTCGGTGCTGCTGTTCCTGCTGGGCGTGCTGTGCGTGGTCGCCTACGCCATCATCAACAGCCCGGGCCTGGGCCTGGTGGCCAAGCCGCTGATGAACACCACCAACGCCATCCTGATCATCATGCTGAGCGTCGCCACGCTGACCACCCTGCTGTGCCGCGTCGACACTGACATGGTGCTGAACTCCAGCACCTTCAAGGCCGGCATGAGCGCCTGTATCTGTATCCTCGGCGTCGCCTGGCTGGGCGACACCTTCGTACAGGCCAACATCGACTGGATCAAAGAGACGGCCGGCAGCGTCATTCAGGCGCACCCGTGGCTGCTGGCGGTGATCTTCTTCTTCTGCTCGGCGCTGCTGTACTCGCAGGCCGCCACCGCCAAGGCGCTGATGCCGATGGCGCTGGCGCTGAACGTGTCGCCGCTGACCGCCGTCGCCTCCTTCGCCGCCGTTTCCGGCCTGTTCATCCTGCCGACCTACCCGACGCTGGTCGCCGCGGTGCAGATGGACGATACCGGCACCACGCGCATCGGCCGCTTCGTGTTCAACCATCCGTTCTTCATTCCCGGCACTATGGGCGTGATCTTCGCGGTGGTATTCGGCTTCCTGCTCGGCAGCGTCATGCTGTAA
- the epmB gene encoding EF-P beta-lysylation protein EpmB: MAHIITQSTAHREDWLHQLADVITDPDELLQLLSLNTHPELPQGRDARRLFALRVPRAFAARMRPGDANDPLLRQVLTAREEFINAPGFTTDPLDEQRSVVPGLLHKYRNRALLLVKGGCAVNCRYCFRRHFPYQDNQGNKNNWRQALDYIRQHPELDEIIFSGGDPLMAKDSELEWLVGELEAIPHLKRLRIHTRLPVVIPARITPALCRLLSASRLQVLMVTHINHANEIDRELRSAMAQLRLAGVTLLNQSVLLRDVNDDADTLAALSNALFDAGILPYYIHVLDKVQGAAHFMVSDDEARVIMQALLSKVSGYLVPRLTREVGGEPSKTPIDLRLMQE; the protein is encoded by the coding sequence ATGGCACACATTATAACCCAAAGTACGGCACATAGAGAAGATTGGTTGCATCAACTCGCCGATGTTATTACCGATCCCGATGAATTACTGCAGCTTTTGTCACTGAATACGCATCCGGAACTGCCGCAGGGGCGCGATGCCCGCCGGCTGTTTGCCCTGCGCGTGCCGCGCGCCTTCGCTGCGCGCATGCGCCCCGGCGATGCCAACGACCCGCTGCTGCGCCAGGTGCTGACCGCCAGAGAAGAGTTCATCAACGCCCCAGGGTTCACCACCGATCCGCTCGATGAGCAGCGCAGCGTGGTGCCGGGACTGCTGCACAAATACCGCAATCGCGCGCTGCTGCTGGTCAAAGGCGGCTGTGCGGTCAACTGCCGTTACTGCTTCCGCCGCCACTTCCCCTATCAGGATAATCAGGGCAACAAGAACAACTGGCGGCAGGCGCTGGATTATATCCGCCAACACCCGGAACTCGACGAGATCATTTTTTCCGGCGGCGACCCGCTGATGGCCAAAGACAGCGAGTTGGAGTGGCTGGTCGGCGAACTGGAGGCCATCCCGCACCTGAAACGCCTGCGCATTCACACCCGTCTGCCGGTGGTGATCCCGGCGCGCATTACGCCGGCGCTGTGCCGTCTGCTGTCAGCCTCGCGCCTGCAGGTGCTGATGGTCACGCACATCAACCACGCCAACGAAATCGACCGCGAGCTGCGGAGCGCCATGGCCCAGCTGCGCCTCGCCGGCGTCACGCTGCTCAACCAAAGCGTGCTGCTGCGCGACGTCAACGACGATGCCGACACGCTGGCGGCGCTCAGCAACGCGCTGTTCGACGCCGGCATCCTGCCCTACTATATCCACGTGCTGGACAAGGTGCAGGGCGCGGCGCACTTCATGGTCAGCGACGATGAAGCGCGCGTCATCATGCAGGCGCTGCTGAGCAAGGTGTCCGGTTATCTGGTGCCGCGCCTGACGCGTGAAGTGGGCGGCGAACCGAGCAAAACGCCGATCGACCTGCGCCTGATGCAGGAATGA
- the groL gene encoding chaperonin GroEL (60 kDa chaperone family; promotes refolding of misfolded polypeptides especially under stressful conditions; forms two stacked rings of heptamers to form a barrel-shaped 14mer; ends can be capped by GroES; misfolded proteins enter the barrel where they are refolded when GroES binds), which translates to MAAKDVKFGNDARVKMLRGVNVLADAVKVTLGPKGRNVVLDKSFGAPTITKDGVSVAREIELEDKFENMGAQMVKEVASKANDAAGDGTTTATVLAQSIITEGLKAVAAGMNPMDLKRGIDKAVVAAVEELKKLSVPCSDSKAIAQVGTISANSDETVGKLIAEAMEKVGKEGVITVEEGTGLQDELDVVEGMQFDRGYLSPYFINKPETGSVELESPFILLADKKISNIREMLPVLEAVAKAGKPLLIIAEDVEGEALATLVVNTMRGIVKVAAVKAPGFGDRRKDMLQDIATLTAGTVISEEIGLELEKATLEDLGQAKRVVINKDTTIIIDGVGDEATIQGRVAQIRQQIEEATSDYDREKLQERVAKLAGGVAVIKVGAATEVEMKEKKARVEDALHATRAAVEEGVVAGGGVALIRVAGKIAALKGDNEDQNVGIKVALRAMEAPLRQIVVNAGEEASVIANQVKAGEGSYGYNAYSEEYGDMIAMGILDPTKVTRSALQYAASVAGLMITTECMVTDLPKADAPDLGAAGGMGGMGGMGGMM; encoded by the coding sequence ATGGCAGCTAAAGACGTAAAATTCGGCAATGACGCTCGCGTGAAAATGCTCCGCGGCGTGAATGTTCTCGCTGATGCAGTAAAAGTGACCCTGGGCCCGAAAGGCCGCAACGTAGTGCTGGATAAATCTTTCGGCGCGCCGACCATCACCAAAGACGGCGTTTCCGTTGCGCGTGAAATCGAACTGGAAGACAAGTTCGAGAACATGGGCGCACAGATGGTGAAAGAAGTGGCCTCCAAAGCGAACGACGCGGCGGGCGACGGCACCACCACTGCAACCGTACTGGCTCAATCCATCATCACCGAAGGCCTGAAAGCGGTTGCTGCAGGCATGAACCCGATGGATCTGAAGCGCGGCATCGACAAAGCGGTTGTCGCTGCGGTTGAAGAACTGAAAAAACTGTCCGTGCCTTGCTCCGACTCCAAAGCTATCGCTCAGGTCGGCACCATCTCCGCCAACTCCGACGAAACCGTGGGTAAACTGATCGCGGAAGCGATGGAGAAAGTGGGCAAAGAAGGCGTTATCACCGTTGAAGAAGGCACCGGCCTGCAAGACGAACTGGACGTGGTTGAAGGTATGCAGTTCGACCGCGGTTACCTGTCCCCATACTTCATCAACAAGCCGGAAACCGGTTCTGTTGAGCTGGAAAGCCCGTTCATCCTGCTGGCTGACAAGAAGATCTCCAACATCCGCGAAATGCTGCCGGTGCTGGAAGCCGTTGCCAAAGCAGGCAAACCGCTGCTGATCATCGCTGAAGACGTTGAAGGTGAAGCGCTGGCGACCCTGGTGGTCAACACCATGCGCGGCATCGTGAAAGTGGCTGCCGTTAAGGCGCCTGGCTTCGGCGACCGTCGTAAAGACATGCTGCAGGACATCGCTACCCTGACTGCCGGTACCGTTATCTCTGAAGAGATCGGTCTGGAGCTGGAAAAAGCCACCCTGGAAGACCTGGGCCAGGCGAAACGCGTTGTCATCAACAAAGACACCACCATCATCATCGATGGCGTGGGCGACGAAGCGACCATCCAGGGCCGCGTTGCTCAGATCCGTCAGCAGATCGAAGAAGCGACCTCTGACTACGATCGTGAAAAACTGCAGGAGCGCGTAGCGAAACTGGCCGGCGGCGTTGCCGTTATCAAGGTTGGCGCAGCGACTGAAGTTGAAATGAAAGAGAAGAAAGCACGCGTTGAAGACGCCCTGCACGCGACCCGCGCTGCAGTGGAAGAAGGCGTGGTTGCCGGCGGTGGCGTCGCGCTGATCCGCGTTGCAGGCAAAATCGCCGCGCTGAAAGGCGACAACGAAGACCAGAACGTGGGTATCAAAGTTGCGCTGCGCGCGATGGAAGCCCCTCTGCGTCAGATCGTGGTCAACGCCGGTGAAGAAGCTTCCGTTATCGCCAACCAGGTGAAAGCGGGCGAAGGCAGCTACGGCTACAACGCTTACTCTGAAGAATACGGCGATATGATCGCGATGGGTATCCTGGATCCAACCAAAGTGACCCGTTCTGCTCTGCAGTACGCGGCTTCCGTGGCTGGCCTGATGATCACAACCGAATGCATGGTCACCGACCTGCCGAAGGCTGACGCACCGGATCTGGGCGCAGCAGGTGGCATGGGTGGCATGGGCGGTATGGGCGGCATGATGTAA